Within the Mycobacterium gordonae genome, the region GCTTGTCCAAGACCGAATGCGGTCTGCACGCGTCGTGACAGTTCGGACGACCCTGGTGCTGACGGCGCACGGCAGCGCAGACCCACGTTCGGCGGCCAATGCCCGGGCCGTCGCGAATCAGGTCGCCCGCGTGCGACCCAGACTGGATGTGCGAGTCGCCTTCTGCGAGCACAATTCGCCGGGGTTGGTCGAGGTGCTGAACGCATGCCCCGGTGACGCGGTCGTCACCCCCTTACTGCTGGCCGACGCCTACCACGCCCGGGTCGACATCCCCGCCCAGATCGCCGGATGCGGCCTCGCTGACCGGGTTCGGCAGGCCGGGGTCCTCGGCGAAGACGACCGTCTGATTTCGGTGGCGCGTCAGCGGGTCATGCAGTCCGGGGGCTCGCGGGTCGACGACACCCTGGGAGTGCTGGTGGTGGCCATCGGATCGTCCAACGCGGCTGCCAATGCCCGGACTGCCGAGGTAGCGCCCCGGCTTGCCGCCGGAACGCGGTGGGCCGCAGTCGCTACCGCGTTCGCCACGCACCGGGAGCCGTCGCTGGCCGAGTCGGTGCACCGGCTGCGCGACCAGGGTGCGCGCCGGGTGGTCATCGCGCCGTGGTTCCTCGCGCCGGGTCGCATACCGGACCGGGTGCAGCGCTTCGCGGCCGAGACCGGGGTGGCCATGGCCGCACCGCTGGGGGCGCACCCGTTGGTCGCCCAGACCGTGCTGGACCGCTTCGACCACGCCACCGCGCGGCGCGCCGCCGCCTGAGTCACCCAGGCTGAAAACTGGCAGCCAGGCGCCGGCTCGCCGAACCTCGGCCTCGATCCCGCAACTCCCCAATCGGTGTGACGCGAACGCCACCGGGTACCCGCGCACCCATGACCGCGATGCCACCAGATCCCAATCCGGCTCAAGTACCGGGCCTCGAGCCCGGCGGGGGTGTCCCGCCCGGTTCGACACCCCCCGACTCGGCTCAGACGTCGGGTGTGTCGGCACCACAACCACGCCCCAAACGGATACTCACCCCGCTGGTGCTGACCGCCATCATCGCGGTGATCGTGTTCGCCCTGATGTTCGTCGCGGTCGCCGTGTGGATGCTGGCGAGCCTTCCGTAACCCGCCCTCATCAGGCGGTGGTGAGCGTCGGCTCCTGGTAAACCTCGTTGGCGATCGGCGGCACCCGGGTGGCGCGCACATACACGACGTCGCCTTCCTTCAGCGCCAGCGCCTCAGCGTCGCCGCGAGTGATCTGAGCGGTGAACGGGCCCCCGGATGCGGCGCTGGTCAGTTCGACCCGAACTTCGAAGCCGAGGGTCACGACACGGTCCACCGTGGCGCGTACGACGCCGACCGACTCCGCAGTGCCGTCGCCGCCGGCCACCGCCATCTCGGGATTGCGACCGACCCGGATGTCGTGCGGTCGGACCAGTGCGCCGTTCAGCGCCGAGACCGCGCCCAGGAAGGACATGACGAACGCGTTCTCGGGTGCGTCGTACACGTCGGTCGGGGAACCGATCTGTTCGATGCGGCCCTTGTTGAGCACCGCGATCCGGTCCGCCACGTCCAGCGCCTCGGCCTGGTCGTGGGTGACCAGCACCGTGGTGACGTGCACTTCGTCGTGCAGGCGCCGCAACCAGGACCGCAGGTCCTCGCGCACCTTGGCGTCCAGCGCGCCGAACGGCTCGTCGAGCAGCAGCACCTCCGGGTCGACCGCCAGCGCTCGCGCCAGTGCCATGCGCTGACGTTGACCGCCGGACAGCTGGTTGGGATAGCGGTTCTGAAAACCGCTGAGCCCCACCACTTCCAACAGATGATCCACCTTCTCGGCGATCTCCGCCTTGGGCCGCTTGCGGATCTTCAAACCGAACGCGACATTGTTGCGCACGGTCAAGTGCTTGAACGCCGCGTAGTGCTGAAAGACGAATCCGATACCTCGGCGTTGTGGCGGTACCCGGGTGACGTCGCGTCCGTTGATCGTGACGGTTCCCGAGTCGGGCTGGTCGAGTCCGGCGATGGTGCGCAACAGTGTCGACTTGCCCGAACCGCTGGGTCCCAGCAGCGCGGTCAGCGATCCGGTGGGCACCACGAAATCCACGTGGTCCAAAGCGACGAAGTCGCCGTAATGCTTGTAGGCGTCCCGCACGACGATCGCGTTCTTGCCCTGGTCGGTCCCGGTCATGTCTCGAGTCTCCTTGTCCGGCCTACTTGCTTGCTGTTGCCCGACGGGCATCGAGCGCCACTTGAACGATCAGCACCAGCACGGCAACCCCCATCAACAACGTCGACAACGCGTACGCGCCGTACTCCGCCCCCCGGTTGTAGCGGTCGGATACCAACAGCGTCAGCGTCTGCGACTGTCCCGGCAGGTTGGCCGACACCATGATCACCGCACCGTATTCACCAAGCGTGCGCGCGATGGTCAACACGATGCCGTAGGTCAGGCCCCACCGGATGGACGGCAACGTGATCCGCCAGAAGGTCTGCCACCAACCAGAACCCAGCGTTGCGGCGGCCTGTTCCTGGTCGGTGCCCAACTCGTGCAGCACCGGTTCGACCTCGCGCACCACGAACGGCAGCGTGACGAAGATGCTGGCCAGCACGATGCCGGGCAGGCCGAAGATGATCTTGAATCCGAGGTCACGCTCCACGAACCCGAGGGCGCCCGCGCTGCCCCACAACACAATCAGCGCCACGCCGACGATCACGGGCGACACCGCGAACGGCAGATCGATCACCGCCTGCAGGATGCCCTTGCCGCGAAACCGGTTGCGCGCGAGCACCAGAGCCGTCGGAATGCCGAATACTACGTTCAGCG harbors:
- a CDS encoding sirohydrochlorin chelatase, which translates into the protein MTVRTTLVLTAHGSADPRSAANARAVANQVARVRPRLDVRVAFCEHNSPGLVEVLNACPGDAVVTPLLLADAYHARVDIPAQIAGCGLADRVRQAGVLGEDDRLISVARQRVMQSGGSRVDDTLGVLVVAIGSSNAAANARTAEVAPRLAAGTRWAAVATAFATHREPSLAESVHRLRDQGARRVVIAPWFLAPGRIPDRVQRFAAETGVAMAAPLGAHPLVAQTVLDRFDHATARRAAA
- a CDS encoding DUF6480 family protein codes for the protein MTAMPPDPNPAQVPGLEPGGGVPPGSTPPDSAQTSGVSAPQPRPKRILTPLVLTAIIAVIVFALMFVAVAVWMLASLP
- a CDS encoding sulfate/molybdate ABC transporter ATP-binding protein, producing MTGTDQGKNAIVVRDAYKHYGDFVALDHVDFVVPTGSLTALLGPSGSGKSTLLRTIAGLDQPDSGTVTINGRDVTRVPPQRRGIGFVFQHYAAFKHLTVRNNVAFGLKIRKRPKAEIAEKVDHLLEVVGLSGFQNRYPNQLSGGQRQRMALARALAVDPEVLLLDEPFGALDAKVREDLRSWLRRLHDEVHVTTVLVTHDQAEALDVADRIAVLNKGRIEQIGSPTDVYDAPENAFVMSFLGAVSALNGALVRPHDIRVGRNPEMAVAGGDGTAESVGVVRATVDRVVTLGFEVRVELTSAASGGPFTAQITRGDAEALALKEGDVVYVRATRVPPIANEVYQEPTLTTA
- the cysW gene encoding sulfate ABC transporter permease subunit CysW: MTSSRSVRYLLRYTALAYIFVLLLVPVALILWRTFQPGLHQFYEWVSTPAAVSALNLSLLVVAIVVPLNVVFGIPTALVLARNRFRGKGILQAVIDLPFAVSPVIVGVALIVLWGSAGALGFVERDLGFKIIFGLPGIVLASIFVTLPFVVREVEPVLHELGTDQEQAAATLGSGWWQTFWRITLPSIRWGLTYGIVLTIARTLGEYGAVIMVSANLPGQSQTLTLLVSDRYNRGAEYGAYALSTLLMGVAVLVLIVQVALDARRATASK